ATCTCCAGAGAAAAAGGCTTTTGTCTTTTAAGATCCTTAGCTAAAgtgtttttattggtttaagTGCGAACTTCCAACAACAAACACTCCATCAGGACTGGCGACAGCAACAGAGAGAGTAATAAGGGTTTTATTACCTTAAGATCTTCCTCAGTGGGTCGATACTCTGGTGGCAGCGAGTCGTCTCTCTCCCCCATCTTAATCAGCCTCTCTTCAACGGCCTTTTTCTCctgtaaacaacaacacaaatcagGACAGCTGAAGTGACTGGCAGACTTTTTCTACTGAGCACAAACTGAAAATATTCTCTCCCGTGCTGCCTATATGCTCTTGAAGCAGGTTGGTTACATTGACAATGTCTTTGGCAGGAGGTGGAGCGGGCTGAGGGGCGGGTGCGATATCTGCCAAGGTGTCTGACAGAGCATCCAGGGCGCTGTCTGCTCCCCCGGACAGCTGCGTGCACAAAAGAAAAATTCTGGTGTAACTGCAGGACTTTAGGGAGTCTAAAAGAGTTCGAGTTGTGCTTGTGTGTTTACCTCTGGGGCTGCTTGTGTGGGAGGACAAGCAGAGGACTTCACTGTCGGAGCGGCGGAGCAGGCAACAAAGTCTGCTGCCAAGGCATCCAGAGAAAAGTCTGCAGAGGGCTGAGGGGACAGAATGAAGTGTACAAAATCTCAATATCCTGTTATTACTTCtataggacttttttttttccattgcaaagaggtgtgtgtgcatCACATTGTATTATTTAGGGCTGCAGTAAACGGTGCTAGACCCACAGCGTACCTGtgcaggaggagctgagggGGTGATGACGGGAGCCTGGACAGcaggagctgatgaggagcaTGTAAAGCCTTCAGATAAAAAGTCCAGAGCCTCAACGGTACCAACGGTGggctgcaggaggaggggaGAATGAAGAGAAATGATGAGGAGCTTGCTTTTCAAAACAGCACAATTTAATATACACTTTGATCATCATGCTCTGATAATAAAAAGCAGCTTATGTGTGAATTTGTCCCAGTCTCACCTCAGGTTTAGGAGCAGGCAGTTTTTTGAGTTCTTCCTTATTAAACCTGTATTCTGGAGGAATTGAGTCATCCCTCTCTCCTACAAGCACACCCTTCTTCTTCGTGTGTTCATCCTCCTATGACAAGGAAAAGAAAAGCGAATACATTACCTACCTATCCATACATTCCATATATGTGTATTGATTTTGTACCACGTGATAAGGCAACGAAATGTCGTAGATGAAGCCAAACAACAATGTGTTTTTGGCGAGTGAGCACTTTGTGTGTCCCATACCATTACGATGTCCTCAGGTCTGAGTTCGGGGAGTTCAGCTTTTGGTACGTCTTCTGGCAACGTGTCACAAAGAGCACTGAGAGCATCCAGAGACATAGAGTCAACCTGAGGAGACAACAGGAGAGGAAGTATATCATTTAACCGTGATAGTGTTGATGGtaagcttaaagggatagttcgggtgttttgaagtgaggttgtatgaggtgcttatccatcatcagtgtattacctacagtagatgacggtcagcacgcccgtAGCtcggagaagcagacaggagtaccatcacaggagcaaagcaatgttctgctgtggacggggctggcagcaaaatgtattttagctaTGCTCTTGacgaagccaccagactccattgaaataacctgtaattttaccttgcagaacacggtgatattgtgtgactttggtgaatccaaactaaccaaagtcacacaataacacaaacaaaactaaccgatcaaggcagcgatagaccagcaactcctgtgggcggcaaggtaaaccgctgaacatattctaaatatagcgtacacttaaactgatattgatttctttagatgggcctttcttttaggtcgctaaaatacattttgctgctggccccgtccacagcagtactttGCTTTGGtcctgtgcggtaactcctgtttGCTTCTCCAATCTTggggcatgccgaccgtcatctactgtaggtaatacaccgactatggatcagtacctcaaacaaccccacttcaaaacacccaaactatccctttaagcaagtctttaaaaaaataagtgagTTAAGCAGAAAGAAGATACAAGGCAAGAGAGGGTCAAATGCCCAATGTATTCTATTAATGCAGTTTAAACaagaataaatagatataaCAGGAACTGAagcatttcagaaaaaaagtaattttgtaTCCTCACAGTTCCCTTGTCAGTCGTGGGTTTTGCTTGTTGTGGTTTTCCAGCGCTGACCTTAACTGAACTAGGCTGCTCCAGAGGACAAACCGCAATGTCAGGCATGCAAAGCTGAGCATACAAAATAATTTCCATTTATTCTATTAACTCAGTAATGAGACATGCACACCAATAGCTTTACCTCTGGTGTCATCTTGGTAGGAGGAGGGGCAGATTTAGCTGGAGTCACAAAATCTGAAGAAAGTAGATCCAGAGCTGACAAATCCTCTACTTTGGTCTGGAAAACAGAGACGACAGCTTTCAGCGATAATAAAGGGAGGAAATCACATCCTGATTGAAACAAAGTCTTGAAATAATAGTTCGATATTTTAGGAAATAAACGTATTTGGCATCTTTGtgagaattagatgagaagatcgataccacacTCACTCTGGAGATTGGTAATAATCTTCTTTGCCAAATGCTACCGTCCCTATTGTTCCTGTATACATTTTTCATCTGCACCCTTCATATTTTGGCTACAGGTACCAGTAACAGATCCACAGCGTACCTGTGCAGGAGGAATGCAGCTGCTGATGGGAGCCTGGAGAGCAGGAGCTGATGAGGAGGACGAGAAGCCTTCAGACAAAAAGTCCAGAGCCTCACCAGTATCAACGGTGGTCtgcaggaggaggggaggggagagagtgATGGATAAATCAATAACATGCCGTTATTGTTCACATTTGTACTTCGTTTGTAAGAGCGAAACACCCTAAAGAATCATTTTAAGAGCCCAGTCTCACCTCAGGTTTAGGAGCAGGCAGTTTTTTGAGTTCTTCCTCATTAAACCTGTATTTTGGATTAATTGAGCTTTCCCTCTCTCCTACAAGCACACCCTTCTCCTTCTTGTGTTCATCCTCCtataaaaaggaaaagaggTGGAAATAAGACATTGTCTGGTGAGTCTTTCTGTGAGGAGCTGACACACAAATGCTACCAACAGCAGCAGGCTTCCTACAATCGAAAGCTGCGAACTTTGTGAGTGTTTGTGCTCCTACCGAGACGATGTCCTCAGGTCTGAGTTTGGGGAGTTCAGGTTTTGGTGCGTCTTTTGGCAAAGTGTCACTGAGAGCGCTGAAAGCGTCCAGAGACAGAGGATCAGCCTGAGGAGAGAGCAAGAGATTGTGCTCCACTCATTTGTCATCCATTAATAGTTCAAATGAAAGGTCTCTTCACCAAAAGAGTGACAAGACAATGTGGAGAAACACAAGAGAGTGAAGGAAAAGCAGTGGGAAAATTCCCTGTATCTCACCTGACCAGTCTTGAGCTTGCCGTCAGTGGCGTCCTTTCCAGCAGCAGTTTTCTTACcagcaggaggacagacagCCATAGAGGACTTAACGTTCTACACCAGACAACAGAGATGACATCAGACTTTATATTAATGGCTATCTGTAGCCGTTTATTCCACAAAACTATCTAAACCTCTGTGTTTTTAGCAATGCATGGCTCTATGGATAAGGATACGTCGActagttatggttaggcattgacctcgaatggttatggttaggcattgaccttgattagttaaggttaggataggtcgtccggcagcgagtcttgcaagAGTATTAGCATGTTTTTGCAACTtctgggttaccttctagacacaacccattatcagcctcagctgtactttgtgccTAATTAGCAAATGGTagcatgctaaaatgctaaactCGGACGGTGAATATGCCTGGTAAGCATTACCGTTAtgcctgctaaacatcagcatgttagcgttGTTATTGTGAGCATGAGGTTAGCAAATCTGTATGCTGCTTGATTGctagcagttcctgtttgcacCTGGATTGCTTTGATACTTTGGGAAAAGTCTGAATGAGCCAAAATCTGAAGTCAAAAGAATGGAAGTGAAAAAACATCCTGTCCATGATGATATGGACTTTTATCCTCAATGGACAAAGCTTATCAACATTAGACCAGCCAAGAGACGCTTGCAGGAAGGGAGGTGTGAGCTTGCTGTACCGTGGCAGTAGAAGAAGTAAGTCCAGCCTCCAGAGAGAAATCATCCGACACTTTCTCCATCTTGGGTTTTTTGTCAGCAGGAGGACACACAGCCACAGGAGGAACTGCAGGTGTTTTCTACAACAACCAACGGAGACGACATTTGAAGAGATACTGTATTTCTGCTTGTATGATTTTGTCTGCTGTTACCAGTAACAGATCTACAGTGTACCTTTGCAGGAAGAGCCTGGACAGCAGGAGCTGATGAGGAGGATGTGAAGCCTCCAGACAAAAAGTCCAGAGCCTCACTAGTACCAATGGTGGGCTGCAggaggagggacatagaggaaagatatatatatatatatatattgtatattaataCCCTGTTATCACAGTGATACTTTAAGGGCCTTAAAGTGAATTTGTCCCAGTCTCACCTGAGGTTTAGGAGCAGGCAGCTTTTTGAGTTCATCCTCTTTAAACCTGTATTCTGGAGCAATTgagtcctccctctctcctacaAGCACACCCTTCTCCTTCTTGTGTTTGTCCTCCTGTAAAAAGGAAAAGCAGAGGAAAAAGACATTGTCTGGTGGATATTCAGTAATTGTTTCTAGGTGGAGATGACATTGTGTCTTGACTGTACTGTCCACTAGAGAAGCTGTGAGAAAGTATGAGGATAAGACAGTGTGGCTCCTACCGAGACGATGTCCTCAGGTCTGAGTTTGGGAAGTTCAGGTTTTGGTACGTCTTTTGGCAAAGTGTCAACAAGAGCGCTGAGAGCGTCCAGAGACATAGAGTCACCCTGAGGAGAGGGCAGGAGGAAGGAAGTTAATAATCTACTAATCTGTCACATATTGTTTAACTGCAGAAATAAGAAGAGGGACATGAGTACAAAGTATCTTGTCCACTTCATCTCACCCCATCAGTCTTGGGCTTGGCGTCCACTTTCTCCATCTTGGCTTTTTTATCAACAGGAGGAGCGGGACACACAGCCACAGGAGGAGGTGCTTTCTACAACAGATAACAGAAACAGCgttcaaaaacaacaacttttctGACCGTccgagaggaaaaagaaaaggaggtGTGAGCTTGGAGGAACTGCTGCAGGGGTTTGACATTTCTGCAACAGAGACACGAAATGTAGACAATAACATTATTACTGTAGCTCCTTCAGTCAGAGACTTCAAGGTTAGTTTTACTTTACCTTTGCAGGAAGTGGTGCAAAGTTAGCGGGGCCAGCAGATGAGGCACTGACGCACTCAACAGAGTCCTTTTTCTAAAAAATACAAGATGGGAATTTGTTAGACTAAGAAAGCACAAAGCCGTGCCTTCAATTTCATacaagaatgtgtgtgtatattcaGGGTGGACACTGTCTACAACAGACATGCCAAACTGGGAATTTTAAGTATGGACTTGTCAAGAGGGTGCATGGGGTGTAAAGGTGGAGGATGGACTAGCAGCTAAGTGTCACATGCTTGAAGACTCTGACCTCTTGCTTCTTGGGTGCAGCTGGAACAGTCGAACTTGTGAATCCAAACGACAGTGAATCCAGGGCCTCGTCCGTGCTCAGTGGTTTCTGAGATGAAAAACAGAGTGCATCACCACCAGATCTGGCACGAGTCTGTTAGTTGTGCAGGACTAAAACCTTTGGTGAGGCAGTTTTTAGCCACTATGCTCCGAGCTGCTGGAACAGTCTACCTGAGGATCTGAGAGCTGCTGGAGGTGTTGAAATCTTTAAACGTAAATTTAAAAACCCCTATTCAATCAGGCCTTTGATTAAGaatgattattatttgtattattttattcacttattttattgtatttaagttgtaaaatgttattctattttattgttattttattgttattttattaaccacttactttattgtatttcagttataaagttttattctattttattattttaattaatcacttattttattttatgtaagttgtaaaattgtattatattttattgttatattaatactcacttatttttattgtatttaagttgtaaaattgtattttatttttattgttattttactaaccacttattttattgtgttcCAGTTGAaagttttattctattttattattttaattaatccgttattttattgtatataagttgtaaaattgtattatattttattttcattttaatacaaacttatttttttagtatttaagttgtaaaattgtattatattttattgtcattttaatacaaacttatttttttagtatttaagttgtaaaattgtattattttttattgttattttattaatcactttattttaataatatctaAGTTGTgaaattgtattatattttaataatcactttattttattgtatttaagttgtataatttattttattttattattgtattaatcacttattttattgtatttaagttgtaaaatgttattctattttattaatcacttattttattgtaattaagttgttttatattttattgttattttattaatctatttTTTACTTCATACtgttttactactattactgttattataacttttaattttatttttattagaatTTTATTGTCTTGCGAGCATTGGTCTCGAATGATCAAATTGCtgaattgttttttcttttctgttgttttcattgtttggtGTTATTTTGGGCTTGTCAGTCATTTGTGAAGCAGTTTGAACTGCACTAACCTATaggaaaggtgctatataaagtttgattgattgattgagatAACACAATACCAAGACAATATCACATGTTTTTAAAACTAATAATCTGATTAATTTAGGAAGAATTACTCCAAATTATGTTCCATAACAGTCACATGATCCTCCACTAGAGGGCATGCCTGGCCAagtcaaagacaaacaaaagtgtaaaataatgtaAACCAGACTGTAGAGACTATGTACCAACAGtgaaggaaaaacacagacacaccctTCACATTCCATGGAGACAAAATAAACTCCCTGAAAATACACATCTGACACATAAAACAACTTTGATCTAGcaaaaatatgataaacatcaaaacaaaaaacacaaaactcacAATTGAGGAAAGTATCAGGGTGGAAACAGATCATGAGACACAGAGCTAAAGTCTTGCAAGACAAGATGACAAAGTGGGAGTAGGCTATGATGCAAATATGGGTGTGTTGGAAGGTCAGTAAATAGTAACCTACATAAGGGTGTATATATCAAAGTGTGTAATAGATGtatcagtgtgtgagtgtgcgggTGTGTGTCTATGTGGTCGTGCGTGTTTGGGTTTGGTTGGACAACAGCCAACGAGCCTGAACAGAGAAGGTGGGTCCTGTGCTGTTTGCTGAGACAACACCCACCAGTGTAATGCAACATTCCCCACTCTAGAGGAACCAGGAGATCATACAGTGGAAACACTGCTTCCTGAATATGTGTCTGTAATGCAAGTTTAGGCTGATTTGCTTACACATGCAGGAAAAAGTTTAGTGAGTGAGTTTATAGAGAAAATGAGCGTAATGCAGGAGGTTGTGACTTCACTAAATGTGGGTTTTGAAAGGTTCACTTACAGGAACGTCCTTGGGTTTGTAATCGGCAGGAGCAGGAGGCtagggaaaaaaatagattcattttacattagaatATGAATGCTGATGTAATTCAGGGAGTCAACAAATACTGCCTTAAGGaaatagtttgggtgttttgaagtggggttgcagTAGGTACTTaaccatagtcagtgtattacctaaaGTAGATGAGGGTTGGCGCGCCCCCAAAGCAAcgaggccggcagcaaaatagattttatccacctaaaagaaaggctcacctaaaaaatcaGTATTAGCTTAAGTGTGCaccatatttagaatattttcacaggtttaccttgccatcagacagttatacagtctatgtttccgacggggaaccgaagccgttatctatgctctccccaaagcaaccagactccattgaaaagaagcgtaattttacctcgcagaacacgggagttgctggtttaccgctgcctcgatcggttagttagtttgtgctattttgtgactttggttagttcggattcaccaaagtcacacaataacacaaacaaactaacggATTGAGACAGCGGTaaaccagcaacccccgtgttctacaaggtaaaattacaggggttttttccaatggagtctggtggctttagaGAGCATggatggatacaacagcttcagttccccatcgaaAAGAGCtttctgatggcaaggtaaagcagtgaaactattctaaatatagcttacaattaaactgatattgattttttttaagtgggccttccttttaggtggctaacatacattttgctgccggccccgtccacagcagtacattgctttggtcctgtgtggtaactcctgtctgcttgtccaaactgggggcgtgccgaccgtcatctactgtaggtaatacactgactatggataagtacctcatacaaccccacttcaaaacacctaaactatccctttaaaggctCAGATCACTcagattataaaaaaaatccccaacATACTGTATTCCCTCATTTCCCTCTAGTGGTATGGGACATACAGATAGTTTGGGCTTTATGAgtccaggttttgagatatctgtctctAGGGCTGAGTatccatttcattttatttaaaatatttgtggGGGCGCCCTGGTAGTTCACTTGGTAAAGCGTGCaccccatgtaccaaggctcagtccttaccgcagcggcccgGGGTTCGAATCCAACCTGTGGATTGTGAACAACTTTGCCTAAATAAAACAGcatcttattttcacaaaaagcccttctagggacaggtgttgcaaattagcatcCGCGTATGAGATTTGACACTCAGCCCTATTCATCTCTGTCCCacacaatggaggtgaatggagtTCTGTTTGTGGTGGTCACAGTATTGGAAAGTGACATTTCAAAACTTCCCCTTTTGGAAATGCTATCTAGAATATAGATAATCCACAGACATGACTGTCTGTTTTCATAGGAACCACTTCCTACTGAAGAAATAGTccctatgtatatataaaacgtGTTGACAGTGAGGTCTGTCAGTGCCGGTGGCAGTACGCCAAAGCTGATTAGTGAAGAagtgacaaagaggaggggAGAACTGACCATATCTTCAAATCTGTAGCCTGGAGGCAGCGTGCTGTCATGTTCTCCACACTTCGGAGGCCTCTCAAAGGTGATGCCAGGCTGGGACACATGCAACACACACGGTCACTCACATGCTGCAGCTCAGTGTTATCACATACCAGCTaagtttatatacacacacacacacacatgcgtgcaCACTGTGCTGTACCTCTATGACCTCTGGCCCGGTGTATACAGGCTGTATGGGTGCGACAGGATCAACTGATGGCAGTATGCTGGCCAGGGCATCAAATGGATCCACCTGCGCATGCAACACAACTCAGCACACTGGAACAAGCAACATGCTGTTCAAAGCAAACTCATACTGCTGCACTAAGTATTTACCTCTTTGGCTCCAGTAGCTGCTACGGGAGGAACCTCCACCTGCACCTGCAACACAGATCCAAGATCAGTGCACACACCTCGACGACATGAAACACACCGACATTGTTAGTGTGGTAGGATTTACAGTAGGTGTGATTGTGCTTTTTCCCAAGAAACAGCACTAATTGATCAATGTGCGCCAGGTCAAACCTCCCTTTTCCTCATGATATCGTCCAAAAAGAatgtaaaatgtgagattaagAGATATCTCCCCAAAGTCTGACACCAATGAAGAGCCTCATCAGGCCCAGACGGTACAGTAGTGGTCTATTCAGTCAGAGCACGATGACAATATCCAATGCAATATATCCATTAATAGTCTACAGACAGGAAATACACCAGACAGCCTCCACCCCCGTTGGTTTCAGGATCGTCTACCTTTGTTTGTGTCGGTTTAGCTCCCTTCGTCGCCTGCACATTTCCAGCCACAGCACTGGCGACTGGCTTGAACGTTTTAGCAGGATCAACTTTATGCACATCAGCTTTCACTGTTGTGGTGGCAGTGGTGCTCTAAAATACAATTTGATGCTATTAAAGCCACGTCAAGTACAATTACAGTTGCATAAAACCAGTAATATACccaaagaaacaaaataaagacagagcaGTCCGGAAGAAGAAATCCTCCACCAGTTTGATGACAGACATTAGTGTCAGCAGGTGCAATGAAACCAGAGCGAGAAGACAAACCAACAGACTGTAGGCAGACTGTCCTCTACATTTTGTTTCCTCCCACTTACTCAGATTTCTGATTTATGTGTGGTGTTGTAAGTGGACAGGTGTGCAAATACAATAACAAGGGTAGGCATGCTGAGCAAAGGGCTGCACTCCAAGGTGAAGAACAAAAGTCCTTTATACTTCCCAACTGGTCACTGCCAAAgtagaaaagaaagaaactcCCAAAGCGAGCAATGTCCAAAGCAAGATTGCTCTCAGGTAAAGAAAATAAACCTGATAAGAGTCTGCGACACAAAGAAGATGTCGCAGAAAGAAAAGCCTCGATATGTACACCACCAGGAAGTCACGATAAAGAAGCCTGTAGCAGTCGAGTCTACCTGGGCTGCGCCTTTGGGTGACTCTTTAGGTTTGATCACAGCAATGGACGCTGCGATGCCGGCGGCCGCAACCGCAACAGCTCCAGCGGCATGAGAAGGAGCCGTAGCTGCGGCTTTGACTTGGGAGACAGCAGCAGTAGTCTAAAAACACGAAGCCAAATGATTACTCAGAAACACAAAGATGATATATTCACAGCACTTCTATATCTAGTAAACATATTGACAAGAGATGTGGACAATATTTTAACAGTGTTAGTGGAAACAGAGCAGGAGAAAATGTACAATGATCTCTGGTCAGATCTGCCACTGTAGTCTGACTAAAGTAAGAACACACGTTTCAGATGTGCTGAGTTATCAACCACTCAGGTCTACTGAGACTAATCTGACCACTGATCACTGTGTATGGTGCTTTTTCAAGgtttagcacatttaaaacaaactgtATACTTTACAGTACTGCTGACCTTTTGCTGAACTCTCTAAATTGATTTCCTGCCTCCTAGGCCACTCCCAAGAACCTTGAAACTTGCTTGATATACGTAATGGCAATGCAGCAAGCAGAGGAGGTTTGGTGTCACACTATCTGAAATGTGAGTCAGCTGTTTAGCTTCCTATTCAAAGGCTATGCTATTAGAAAATTAAATCTAAAAACCTAAAATAAACCAAAAGAGAAATACTGTAGCAATAAGCAATACCATAAGCACAATGCCTAAAGCTTATTTCATTTGCATCATTATGTTGTATGttcgtgatgatgtcattatgttATGCTACATGCGGAACCTAACAAAATTATCAAGATTCCTTtacttgtcatttttatgctccACATAAAAACTAAATTGTGTTTCTTACATTCACCACTCAGAAATTCAATGCAAAAACAATTGGTGAAAATTATAAAGTAATTAGCTAATAATTATCAAATTGCCTTTGTACTTGATCTGCTCATAAAAATTAGCATATCTCAAAAATGTAAAGATGTACCTAGCTCAAACAACTTAATAAGTGTTacaaat
This portion of the Sebastes fasciatus isolate fSebFas1 chromosome 1, fSebFas1.pri, whole genome shotgun sequence genome encodes:
- the cast gene encoding calpastatin isoform X19; translated protein: MGQLLTWIRGPRDGQALQDVSVEEQSQPSQATPKPAAQVSTVKPAQFEKASSGSTMATKPGVITTATGGATRSGVTAGGSASVGTAGKAKPETTAAVSQVKAAATAPSHAAGAVAVAAAGIAASIAVIKPKESPKGAAQVQVEVPPVAATGAKEPPAPADYKPKDVPKPLSTDEALDSLSFGFTSSTVPAAPKKQEKKDSVECVSASSAGPANFAPLPAKKAPPPVAVCPAPPVDKKAKMEKVDAKPKTDGGDSMSLDALSALVDTLPKDVPKPELPKLRPEDIVSEDKHKKEKGVLVGEREDSIAPEYRFKEDELKKLPAPKPQPTIGTSEALDFLSGGFTSSSSAPAVQALPAKKTPAVPPVAVCPPADKKPKMEKVSDDFSLEAGLTSSTATNVKSSMAVCPPAGKKTAAGKDATDGKLKTGQADPLSLDAFSALSDTLPKDAPKPELPKLRPEDIVSEDEHKKEKGVLVGERESSINPKYRFNEEELKKLPAPKPETTVDTGEALDFLSEGFSSSSSAPALQAPISSCIPPAQTKVEDLSALDLLSSDFVTPAKSAPPPTKMTPEQPSSVKVSAGKPQQAKPTTDKGTVDSMSLDALSALCDTLPEDVPKAELPELRPEDIVMEDEHTKKKGVLVGERDDSIPPEYRFNKEELKKLPAPKPEPTVGTVEALDFLSEGFTCSSSAPAVQAPVITPSAPPAQPSADFSLDALAADFVACSAAPTVKSSACPPTQAAPELSGGADSALDALSDTLADIAPAPQPAPPPAKDIVNEKKAVEERLIKMGERDDSLPPEYRPTEEDLKKMAEEKAKAAAAPKKKTMDDKTALDLLSSDFTATAKPAAAAASCAATTKLEPPVLDSEPLKPMSGPVLDSLSSTLLPDAPEFKPKGKSKSKSRSKKHHAEEPPATDQLSAQFSSDVVPKSTKKGGKS
- the cast gene encoding calpastatin isoform X14, which produces MGQLLTWIRGPRDGQALQDVSVEEQSQPSQATPKPAAQVSTVKPAQFEKASSGSTMATKPGVITTATGGATRSGVTAGGSASVGTAGKAKPETTAAVSQVKAAATAPSHAAGAVAVAAAGIAASIAVIKPKESPKGAAQVQVEVPPVAATGAKEVDPFDALASILPSVDPVAPIQPVYTGPEVIEPGITFERPPKCGEHDSTLPPGYRFEDMPPAPADYKPKDVPKPLSTDEALDSLSFGFTSSTVPAAPKKQEKKDSVECVSASSAGPANFAPLPAKKAPPPVAVCPAPPVDKKAKMEKVDAKPKTDGGDSMSLDALSALVDTLPKDVPKPELPKLRPEDIVSEDKHKKEKGVLVGEREDSIAPEYRFKEDELKKLPAPKPQPTIGTSEALDFLSGGFTSSSSAPAVQALPAKKTPAVPPVAVCPPADKKPKMEKVSDDFSLEAGLTSSTATNVKSSMAVCPPAGKKTAAGKDATDGKLKTGQADPLSLDAFSALSDTLPKDAPKPELPKLRPEDIVSEDEHKKEKGVLVGERESSINPKYRFNEEELKKLPAPKPETTVDTGEALDFLSEGFSSSSSAPALQAPISSCIPPAQTKVEDLSALDLLSSDFVTPAKSAPPPTKMTPEQPSSVKVSAGKPQQAKPTTDKGTVDSMSLDALSALCDTLPEDVPKAELPELRPEDIVMEDEHTKKKGVLVGERDDSIPPEYRFNKEELKKLPAPKPEPTVGTVEALDFLSEGFTCSSSAPAVQAPVITPSAPPAQPSADFSLDALAADFVACSAAPTVKSSACPPTQAAPELSGGADSALDALSDTLADIAPAPQPAPPPAKDIVNEKKAVEERLIKMGERDDSLPPEYRPTEEDLKKMAEEKAKAAAAPKKKTMDDKTALDLLSSDFTATAKPAAAAASCAATTKLEPPVLDSEPLKPMSGPVLDSLSSTLLPDAPEFKPKGKSKSKSRSKKHHAEEPPATDQLSAQFSSDVVPKSTKKGGKS
- the cast gene encoding calpastatin isoform X5 is translated as MPHKRRSHGHHKHPKEADESQPSQATPKPAAQVSTVKPAQFEKASSGSTMATKPGVITTATGGATRSGVTAGGSASVGTAGKAKPETNTTPAGATVIDMSSAGSTFVDMTSAGARSGPKEMSKTTAAVSQVKAAATAPSHAAGAVAVAAAGIAASIAVIKPKESPKGAAQSTTATTTVKADVHKVDPAKTFKPVASAVAGNVQATKGAKPTQTKVQVEVPPVAATGAKEVDPFDALASILPSVDPVAPIQPVYTGPEVIEPGITFERPPKCGEHDSTLPPGYRFEDMPPAPADYKPKDVPKPLSTDEALDSLSFGFTSSTVPAAPKKQEKKDSVECVSASSAGPANFAPLPAKKAPPPVAVCPAPPVDKKAKMEKVDAKPKTDGGDSMSLDALSALVDTLPKDVPKPELPKLRPEDIVSEDKHKKEKGVLVGEREDSIAPEYRFKEDELKKLPAPKPQPTIGTSEALDFLSGGFTSSSSAPAVQALPAKKTPAVPPVAVCPPADKKPKMEKVSDDFSLEAGLTSSTATNVKSSMAVCPPAGKKTAAGKDATDGKLKTGQADPLSLDAFSALSDTLPKDAPKPELPKLRPEDIVSEDEHKKEKGVLVGERESSINPKYRFNEEELKKLPAPKPETTVDTGEALDFLSEGFSSSSSAPALQAPISSCIPPAQTKVEDLSALDLLSSDFVTPAKSAPPPTKMTPEQPSSVKVSAGKPQQAKPTTDKGTVDSMSLDALSALCDTLPEDVPKAELPELRPEDIVMEDEHTKKKGVLVGERDDSIPPEYRFNKEELKKLPAPKPEPTVGTVEALDFLSEGFTCSSSAPAVQAPVITPSAPPAQPSADFSLDALAADFVACSAAPTVKSSACPPTQAAPELSGGADSALDALSDTLADIAPAPQPAPPPAKDIVNEKKAVEERLIKMGERDDSLPPEYRPTEEDLKKMAEEKAKAAAAPKKKTMDDKTALDLLSSDFTATAKPAAAAASCAATTKLEPPVLDSEPLKPMSGPVLDSLSSTLLPDAPEFKPKGKSKSKSRSKKHHAEEPPATDQLSAQFSSDVVPKSTKKGGKS